One Thermoanaerobacter pseudethanolicus ATCC 33223 genomic window, TACTGCTTTGAGTCCCTTTAATGCATTTTTATTCGCACAAGGATTAGAGACTTTATCTCTTAGGATGGAAAGGCACAGTCAAAATGCTTTAAAAGTTGCAGAGTTTTTAGCTTCTCATCCCTACGTTTCGTGGGTGAATTATCCAGGACTTAAATCAAGTCCATATTATGCTTTGGCACAAAAGTATTTGCCAAGAGGGCAAGGAGGAGTTTTGACTTTTGGCATAAAAGGTGGATTAAAAGCAGGCATTAAGTTTATAGAGAGTTTAAAATTATTTACTCATCTTGCTAATATAGGTGATGCAAAGTCTTTGGTTATACATCCAGCCAGCACGACCCATCAGCAGTTATCAAAAGAAGAACAGCTAGCTTCTGGTGTTACGGAGGATATGATAAGACTTTCTGTAGGGCTGGAAGACATAGAAGATATATTAGAAGACCTTGATAATGCGCTTTATGCATCGCAAAAATAGATAAGGAAAGGTTGATGTAGATGATAGTTGAGGAAAAAAAGGTTACACTAAAAGGGAAAAATATATTCACTACAGAAAGTGGATATAGTTTTGATGAACTTACTATTGTTTATGAAACTTATGGAAAATTAAATAAAGAAAAAAATAACGTGATACTTGTGGAACACGCTTTAAGTGGCAGTGCACATGCAGCAGGTATGCATCCTGGGAAAAATAACGTGGGCTGGTGGGACCCTTTAATTGGTCCGGGCAAGTATATTGATACAGATAAGTATTTTGTCATATGTTCTAACTTTCTTGGCAGTTGTTATGGAACGACAGGCCCTTCTTCTATAGACCCTAGAACAGGAAAACCTTACGGTTTAAGGTTTCCAAAAATTAATATAAGAGACATGGTGAGAGTGCAGAAACTTCTTCTAGATTATCTTGGCATAGACCGGATAAAAGTCGCTATTGGAGGGTCTATGGGAGGAATGCAGGCTTTAGAGTGGGCAGTGACATACCCGGATTTAGTGGATAAATCTATTGTCATAGCTGCTGATTATAAGCTTACTCCTCTTAATATTGCGTATAATCATGTAGGAATACAATGCATACTAAATGACCCACATTTTTACGGCGGTGA contains:
- the metX gene encoding homoserine O-acetyltransferase MetX — protein: MIVEEKKVTLKGKNIFTTESGYSFDELTIVYETYGKLNKEKNNVILVEHALSGSAHAAGMHPGKNNVGWWDPLIGPGKYIDTDKYFVICSNFLGSCYGTTGPSSIDPRTGKPYGLRFPKINIRDMVRVQKLLLDYLGIDRIKVAIGGSMGGMQALEWAVTYPDLVDKSIVIAADYKLTPLNIAYNHVGIQCILNDPHFYGGDYYDKPHKPDKGLSTARMLGMITYKSGDLFDYRFDRLRDENNFEVENYLNYHGLSFINRFDANSYLYILWAMNEHDITKPYGSLKMALKRIKAEILMIGIDTDMIFPSKYMRDFIKKLNASGGCGKIEEISSMQGHDSFLVDIDKIGPIISDFIEETYNKEMVCV